The Streptomyces sp. NBC_01255 genome window below encodes:
- the rpmJ gene encoding 50S ribosomal protein L36 — MKVKPSVKKICDKCKVIRRHGRVMVICDNLRHKQRQG, encoded by the coding sequence ATGAAGGTCAAGCCGAGCGTCAAGAAGATCTGCGACAAGTGCAAGGTGATCCGCCGTCACGGTCGGGTCATGGTCATCTGCGACAACCTGCGCCACAAGCAGCGCCAGGGCTGA
- the rpsK gene encoding 30S ribosomal protein S11 has protein sequence MPPKGRQGAAKKVRRKEKKNVAHGHAHIKSTFNNTIVSITDPAGNVISWASAGHVGFKGSRKSTPFAAQMAAESAARRAQEHGMRKVDVFVKGPGSGRETAIRSLQATGLEVGSIQDVTPTPHNGCRPPKRRRV, from the coding sequence ATGCCCCCCAAGGGTCGTCAGGGCGCTGCCAAGAAGGTGCGCCGCAAGGAAAAGAAGAACGTCGCTCACGGCCACGCGCACATCAAGAGCACGTTCAACAACACGATCGTCTCGATCACGGACCCCGCGGGCAACGTGATCTCCTGGGCCTCCGCCGGCCACGTCGGCTTCAAGGGCTCGCGCAAGTCCACCCCGTTCGCCGCGCAGATGGCCGCCGAGTCGGCCGCTCGCCGCGCGCAGGAGCACGGCATGCGCAAGGTTGACGTCTTCGTCAAGGGTCCGGGCTCCGGCCGCGAGACCGCGATCCGCTCCCTCCAGGCCACGGGCCTCGAGGTCGGTTCGATCCAGGACGTCACCCCCACGCCGCACAACGGCTGCCGTCCGCCCAAGCGCCGCCGCGTCTGA
- the rplO gene encoding 50S ribosomal protein L15, whose protein sequence is MAENSPLKAHNLRPAPGAKTAKTRVGRGEASKGKTAGRGTKGTKARYQVPQRFEGGQMPLHMRLPKLKGFKNPFRTEFQVVNLDKLGALYPEGGEVTVADLVAKGAVRKNSLVKVLGTGEITVALQVSVDAVSGSAKEKIAAAGGTVTELV, encoded by the coding sequence ATGGCGGAGAACAGCCCGCTGAAGGCCCACAACCTCCGTCCCGCCCCCGGTGCCAAGACCGCCAAGACCCGTGTCGGTCGTGGTGAGGCGTCCAAGGGTAAGACGGCCGGTCGTGGTACCAAGGGTACGAAGGCCCGTTACCAGGTTCCGCAGCGCTTCGAGGGTGGGCAGATGCCCCTCCACATGCGTCTGCCGAAGCTCAAGGGCTTCAAGAACCCGTTCCGCACCGAGTTCCAGGTCGTGAACCTGGACAAGCTCGGCGCTCTCTACCCCGAGGGTGGAGAGGTCACGGTGGCCGACCTGGTCGCCAAGGGCGCGGTTCGCAAGAACAGCCTCGTCAAGGTGCTCGGCACCGGCGAGATCACCGTGGCGCTGCAGGTTTCGGTTGACGCCGTCTCCGGCTCCGCCAAGGAGAAGATCGCCGCCGCTGGTGGCACCGTCACCGAGCTCGTCTGA
- the map gene encoding type I methionyl aminopeptidase has translation MVQIKTPEQIAKMREAGLVVAAIHAATREAAVPGATTRDLDEVSRKVIADHGAKSNFLGYGGFPATICTSVNEVVVHGIPDDKTVLKDGDIISIDAGAIVDGWHGDAAYTAFVGTGHAPELVELSRVTEESMWAGIAAMKLGNRLVDISKAIESYIKRQPRPSVGEHSLGKYGIVEDYGGHGIGTEMHMDPHLLNYVSRKRGKGPKLVPGLCLAIEPMVSLGTPHTEVLKDDWTVVTTDGTWSSHWEHSIALTEEGPLVLTAVDGGKAKLAELGVVAAPDPLA, from the coding sequence ATGGTGCAGATCAAGACCCCCGAGCAGATCGCGAAGATGCGCGAGGCGGGGCTGGTCGTCGCCGCCATTCACGCGGCGACCCGCGAGGCGGCCGTGCCGGGCGCCACGACGCGGGATCTGGACGAGGTCTCGCGGAAGGTCATCGCCGACCACGGGGCGAAGTCGAACTTCCTCGGGTACGGCGGCTTCCCCGCGACGATCTGCACCTCGGTGAACGAGGTCGTCGTCCACGGCATCCCCGACGACAAGACCGTCCTCAAGGACGGCGACATCATCTCCATCGACGCGGGCGCGATCGTGGACGGCTGGCACGGTGACGCGGCCTACACGGCGTTCGTGGGCACCGGGCACGCGCCCGAGCTCGTGGAGCTCTCCCGGGTGACGGAGGAGTCGATGTGGGCGGGCATCGCGGCGATGAAGCTCGGCAACCGGCTCGTCGACATCTCGAAGGCCATCGAGTCGTACATCAAGCGGCAGCCCCGTCCGTCGGTCGGCGAGCACAGCCTCGGGAAGTACGGGATCGTCGAGGACTACGGCGGCCACGGCATCGGCACCGAGATGCACATGGACCCGCACCTGCTGAACTACGTCTCCCGCAAGCGCGGCAAGGGCCCGAAGCTGGTCCCCGGCCTCTGCCTGGCGATCGAGCCGATGGTCTCCCTGGGCACCCCGCACACCGAGGTCCTCAAGGACGACTGGACGGTCGTCACGACCGACGGCACCTGGTCCTCGCACTGGGAGCACTCGATCGCCCTCACCGAGGAGGGCCCGCTGGTCCTCACGGCGGTCGACGGGGGCAAGGCGAAGCTGGCGGAGCTGGGCGTCGTCGCGGCGCCGGATCCGCTGGCGTAG
- a CDS encoding ABC-F family ATP-binding cassette domain-containing protein, with protein MGHVEAAHLEYYLPDGRVLLGDASFRVGEGAVVALVGANGAGKTTLLRLISGELQPHGGSVTVSGGLGVMPQFVGSVRDASTVRDLLVSVAQPRIREAAKAVDAAEHLIMTVDDEAAQMTYAQALSDWAEVQGYEAETLWDMCTMAALGVPYDKAQFREVRTLSGGEQKRLVLEYLLRGPDEVLLLDEPDNYLDVPGKRWLEERLRETRKTVLFISHDRELLSRGAQKIVAVEPGPAGSDVWVHGGGFATFHEARRERFARFEELKRRWDEKHAQLKKLVLNLRQAASVSHDMASRYAAAQTRLRKFEEAGPPPEPPREQDIRMRLRGGRTGVRAVTVENLELTGLMKPFSLEIFYGERVAVLGSNGSGKSHFLRLLAGDPTVAHTGDWKLGARVVPGHFAQTHAHPELTGRPLVDILWTEHAKDRGAAMSMLRRYELERQGDQPFDKLSGGQQARFQILLLELAGTTALLLDEPTDNLDLESAEALQDGLESYDGTVMAVTHDRWFAKSFDRFLVFGSDGVVRETTEPVWDERRVERAR; from the coding sequence ATGGGACATGTCGAGGCCGCACATCTTGAGTACTACCTTCCCGACGGGCGGGTCCTGCTCGGGGACGCCTCCTTCCGGGTCGGGGAGGGCGCGGTCGTCGCCCTCGTCGGGGCCAACGGCGCCGGCAAGACCACACTGCTCCGGCTGATCTCCGGGGAGCTCCAGCCGCACGGCGGCTCGGTCACCGTCAGCGGCGGCCTGGGCGTCATGCCGCAGTTCGTCGGCTCCGTACGGGACGCGTCCACCGTCCGTGACCTGCTGGTCTCGGTGGCGCAGCCGCGGATCCGGGAGGCCGCGAAGGCGGTCGACGCGGCCGAGCACCTGATCATGACGGTCGACGACGAGGCCGCGCAGATGACGTACGCGCAGGCCCTCAGCGACTGGGCCGAGGTGCAGGGGTACGAGGCGGAGACCCTCTGGGACATGTGCACCATGGCGGCGCTCGGCGTCCCGTACGACAAGGCGCAGTTCCGGGAGGTGCGGACGCTCTCCGGCGGCGAGCAGAAGCGGCTGGTCCTGGAGTACCTGCTGCGCGGCCCCGACGAGGTGCTGCTCCTGGACGAGCCGGACAACTACCTCGACGTGCCCGGCAAGCGGTGGCTGGAGGAGCGGCTGCGGGAGACCCGTAAGACCGTGCTCTTCATCTCGCACGACCGGGAGCTGCTCTCCCGGGGCGCCCAGAAGATCGTCGCGGTCGAGCCCGGCCCGGCCGGCTCGGACGTGTGGGTGCACGGTGGCGGCTTCGCCACCTTCCACGAGGCCCGGCGCGAGCGGTTCGCCCGCTTCGAGGAGCTGAAGCGGCGCTGGGACGAGAAGCACGCCCAGCTGAAGAAGCTCGTGCTCAACCTGCGGCAGGCGGCGTCGGTCAGCCACGACATGGCCTCGCGCTACGCGGCCGCGCAGACCCGGCTGCGGAAGTTCGAGGAGGCGGGGCCGCCGCCGGAGCCGCCGCGCGAGCAGGACATCCGGATGCGGCTACGCGGCGGCCGGACCGGCGTGCGGGCCGTGACCGTCGAGAACCTCGAGCTGACCGGTCTCATGAAGCCGTTCTCGCTGGAGATCTTCTACGGGGAGCGGGTCGCGGTCCTCGGGTCGAACGGCTCCGGGAAGTCGCACTTCCTGCGGCTGCTCGCGGGGGACCCGACGGTCGCCCACACGGGCGACTGGAAGCTGGGCGCGCGGGTCGTGCCCGGGCACTTCGCGCAGACCCACGCGCACCCGGAGCTGACCGGGCGGCCGCTCGTCGACATCCTGTGGACCGAGCACGCCAAGGACCGGGGCGCGGCGATGTCGATGCTGCGGCGGTACGAGCTGGAGCGGCAGGGCGACCAGCCCTTCGACAAGCTCTCCGGCGGGCAGCAGGCCCGGTTCCAGATCCTGCTCCTGGAGCTGGCGGGGACGACGGCGCTGCTCCTCGACGAGCCGACGGACAACCTGGACCTGGAGTCGGCCGAGGCGCTCCAGGACGGCCTGGAGTCGTACGACGGGACCGTGATGGCGGTCACGCACGACCGGTGGTTCGCGAAGAGCTTCGACCGGTTCCTGGTCTTCGGCTCGGACGGTGTCGTACGGGAGACGACGGAGCCGGTGTGGGACGAGCGGCGGGTCGAGCGGGCGCGGTGA
- the rplM gene encoding 50S ribosomal protein L13, with amino-acid sequence MRTYSPKPGDVTRQWHIIDAQDIVLGRLATTAANLLRGKHKPVYAPHMDMGDFVIIINADKVHLSGNKKTQKLAYRHSGFPGGLRSVRYDELLEKNPEKAVEKAIKGMIPKNTLGRQMLSKLKVYAGPNHPHAAQQPVAFEITQVAQ; translated from the coding sequence GTGCGTACGTACAGCCCCAAGCCCGGCGATGTCACTCGCCAGTGGCACATCATCGACGCGCAGGACATCGTCCTGGGCCGTCTGGCGACCACGGCTGCGAACCTCCTCCGAGGCAAGCACAAGCCGGTTTACGCCCCGCACATGGACATGGGCGACTTCGTCATCATCATCAATGCTGACAAGGTCCACCTGTCCGGCAACAAGAAGACCCAGAAGCTGGCGTACCGCCACTCCGGCTTCCCGGGTGGTCTCCGCTCCGTCCGTTACGACGAGCTGCTGGAGAAGAACCCCGAGAAGGCCGTCGAGAAGGCCATCAAGGGCATGATCCCCAAGAACACCCTGGGCCGTCAGATGCTCTCGAAGCTGAAGGTCTACGCGGGCCCGAACCACCCGCACGCTGCGCAGCAGCCGGTTGCGTTCGAGATCACCCAGGTCGCGCAGTAG
- the secY gene encoding preprotein translocase subunit SecY, whose protein sequence is MLTAFARAFKTPDLRKKLLFTLGIIVLYRLGAHIPVPGVKYEAVQQCVKQASEGNNSLFGLVNMFSGGALLQITIFALGIMPYITASIILQLLTVVIPRLEALKKEGQSGTAKITQYTRYLTIALAILQGTGLVATAKSGALFSGCSVADQVVPNQSIFTIATMVLTMTAGTAVVMWLGEIITDRGIGNGMSILMFISIAAGFPGALWKIKVEGDLADGWIEFGTVILVGFAMVALVVFVEQAQRRIPVQYAKRMIGRRSYGGTSTYIPLKVNQAGVIPVIFASSLLYIPALIAQFSNSTAGWKTWIEAHFVKGDHPYYIATYFLLIVFFAFFYVAISFNPEEVADNMKKYGGFIPGIRAGRPTAEYLSYVLNRITWPGSLYLGLIALVPTMALAGFGGANANFPFGGTSILIIVGVGLETVKQIESQLQQRNYEGFLR, encoded by the coding sequence GTGCTCACCGCGTTCGCCCGGGCGTTCAAGACGCCCGACCTGCGCAAGAAGCTGCTCTTCACGCTCGGCATCATCGTGCTGTACCGCCTCGGGGCCCACATCCCGGTCCCCGGCGTCAAGTACGAGGCCGTCCAGCAGTGTGTCAAGCAGGCCAGCGAGGGCAACAACAGCCTGTTCGGCCTGGTCAACATGTTCAGTGGCGGCGCGCTGCTGCAGATCACCATCTTCGCGCTCGGCATCATGCCGTACATCACGGCGAGCATCATCCTGCAGCTGCTGACCGTCGTGATCCCGCGCCTGGAGGCCCTCAAGAAGGAGGGGCAGTCCGGTACCGCCAAGATCACGCAGTACACCCGGTACCTGACGATCGCCCTCGCCATCCTTCAGGGCACCGGCCTCGTGGCCACCGCCAAGAGCGGCGCGCTCTTCAGCGGCTGTTCCGTCGCCGACCAGGTGGTGCCCAACCAGTCGATCTTCACGATCGCCACGATGGTCCTCACGATGACCGCGGGTACCGCCGTCGTCATGTGGCTCGGTGAGATCATCACCGACCGTGGCATCGGCAACGGCATGTCGATCCTGATGTTCATCTCGATCGCCGCCGGCTTCCCGGGCGCGCTGTGGAAGATCAAGGTCGAGGGTGACCTGGCCGACGGCTGGATCGAGTTCGGCACCGTGATCCTCGTCGGCTTCGCGATGGTGGCCCTCGTGGTCTTCGTCGAGCAGGCCCAGCGGCGGATCCCCGTGCAGTACGCGAAGCGCATGATCGGCCGGCGCTCCTACGGCGGTACGTCCACTTACATCCCGCTGAAGGTGAACCAGGCAGGTGTGATTCCTGTCATCTTCGCGTCGTCGCTGCTCTACATCCCGGCCTTGATCGCGCAGTTCTCGAACTCCACCGCGGGGTGGAAGACCTGGATCGAAGCCCACTTCGTCAAGGGTGACCACCCCTACTACATCGCCACGTACTTCCTCCTGATCGTGTTCTTCGCCTTCTTCTACGTGGCGATCTCGTTCAACCCCGAGGAAGTCGCCGACAACATGAAGAAGTATGGTGGCTTCATCCCGGGTATCCGGGCTGGTCGACCTACTGCTGAGTATCTGAGCTACGTGCTCAACCGGATCACTTGGCCGGGCTCGCTGTACTTGGGTCTGATCGCTCTTGTGCCGACGATGGCGTTGGCAGGCTTCGGTGGCGCCAATGCCAACTTCCCCTTCGGTGGGACGAGCATCCTCATCATCGTGGGTGTGGGGCTGGAGACCGTGAAGCAGATCGAGAGCCAGCTCCAGCAGCGCAATTACGAAGGGTTCCTCCGCTGA
- a CDS encoding response regulator transcription factor, translating into MSTQRHAHAHVLVADDSPTRTLGLIQIVQRFSYVKAISTCTFDGLAEAVARAAPDLVLLSTADSPGEDLTTVLRPRAGDHEVRFISVGHPARIRVTPSSVSAGLHGFLPDTATPEDFNRALAAALAGFTYFPRDMTEELTEYRGRFPQLTPREQQVLDLLSDGMSNHRIASSLGIKEATVKMYVTHVLAKLNVESRLQACLKARGLTSAAA; encoded by the coding sequence ATGAGCACGCAACGCCATGCACATGCCCATGTCCTTGTCGCCGATGACAGCCCGACCCGCACGCTCGGCCTCATCCAGATCGTCCAGCGATTCTCATACGTGAAGGCGATCAGCACCTGTACGTTCGACGGCCTGGCCGAGGCGGTAGCCCGCGCCGCCCCGGACCTCGTCCTGCTCAGCACCGCCGATTCGCCCGGGGAGGACCTGACCACCGTCCTCCGGCCCCGGGCAGGGGATCACGAGGTCCGTTTCATCTCCGTGGGACACCCGGCGCGGATCCGCGTCACTCCGTCCAGCGTGTCGGCCGGTCTCCATGGCTTCCTGCCCGACACCGCGACTCCGGAGGATTTCAACCGCGCCCTGGCCGCCGCCCTCGCGGGGTTCACGTATTTCCCCCGCGACATGACGGAGGAACTGACCGAATACCGCGGCCGGTTCCCGCAGCTGACTCCCCGGGAACAGCAGGTGCTGGATCTGCTCTCCGACGGGATGAGCAATCACCGCATCGCGAGCTCCCTGGGAATCAAGGAGGCCACGGTGAAGATGTACGTGACCCACGTACTGGCCAAGCTCAACGTCGAGAGCCGGCTCCAGGCCTGTCTCAAGGCCCGAGGGCTCACCTCGGCCGCGGCCTGA
- the rpmD gene encoding 50S ribosomal protein L30 yields the protein MARLKVTQTKSYIGSKQNHRDTLRSLGLKKVNDVVVKEDRPEFRGMVHTVRHLVTVEEVE from the coding sequence ATGGCTCGCCTCAAGGTCACGCAGACGAAGTCGTACATCGGCAGCAAGCAGAACCACCGCGACACCCTGCGTTCGCTTGGCCTCAAGAAGGTCAACGACGTGGTTGTCAAGGAGGACCGCCCCGAGTTCCGCGGAATGGTTCACACCGTCCGCCACCTCGTGACGGTCGAGGAGGTTGAATAA
- a CDS encoding DNA-directed RNA polymerase subunit alpha: MLIAQRPSLTEEVVDEFRSRFVIEPLEPGFGYTLGNSLRRTLLSSIPGAAVTSIRIDGVLHEFTTVPGVKEDVTDLILNIKQLVVSSEHDEPVVMYLRKQGPGLVTAADIAPPAGVEVHNPDLVLATLNGKGKLEMELTVERGRGYVSAVQNKQAGQEIGRIPVDSIYSPVLKVTYKVEATRVEQRTDFDKLIVDVETKQAMRPRDAMASAGKTLVELFGLARELNIDAEGIDMGPSPTDAALAADLALPIEELELTVRSYNCLKREGIHSVGELVARSEADLLDIRNFGAKSIDEVKAKLAGMGLALKDSPPGFDPTAAADAFGADDDADAGFVETEQY; this comes from the coding sequence ATGCTGATCGCTCAGCGTCCGTCGCTGACCGAAGAGGTCGTCGACGAGTTCCGCTCCCGGTTCGTGATCGAGCCGCTGGAGCCGGGCTTCGGCTACACCCTCGGCAACTCCCTCCGCCGTACCCTCCTCTCCTCGATCCCGGGTGCCGCTGTCACCAGCATCCGCATCGACGGTGTCCTGCACGAGTTCACCACCGTGCCGGGCGTCAAGGAGGACGTCACCGACCTCATCCTGAACATCAAGCAGCTGGTCGTCTCCTCGGAGCACGACGAGCCGGTCGTGATGTACCTGCGCAAGCAGGGCCCGGGTCTGGTCACCGCCGCCGACATCGCGCCCCCGGCCGGTGTCGAGGTGCACAACCCCGACCTCGTCCTCGCCACGCTCAACGGCAAGGGCAAGCTGGAGATGGAGCTGACCGTCGAGCGCGGTCGCGGCTACGTCTCCGCCGTCCAGAACAAGCAGGCGGGCCAGGAGATCGGTCGTATCCCGGTCGACTCCATCTACTCGCCGGTGCTCAAGGTCACGTACAAGGTCGAGGCGACCCGTGTCGAGCAGCGCACCGACTTCGACAAGCTGATCGTCGACGTCGAGACCAAGCAGGCCATGCGTCCGCGTGACGCCATGGCTTCGGCCGGCAAGACGCTTGTTGAGCTCTTCGGGCTTGCCCGTGAGCTGAACATCGACGCCGAGGGCATCGACATGGGCCCGTCCCCGACCGACGCCGCGCTCGCCGCTGATCTTGCGCTGCCGATCGAGGAGCTCGAGCTCACCGTTCGTTCGTACAACTGCCTCAAGCGCGAGGGCATCCACTCCGTGGGTGAGCTCGTGGCGCGCTCCGAGGCGGACCTGCTCGACATCCGCAACTTCGGTGCGAAGTCGATCGACGAGGTCAAGGCGAAGCTGGCCGGTATGGGCCTCGCGCTGAAGGACTCGCCGCCCGGGTTCGACCCGACCGCCGCCGCCGACGCCTTCGGCGCCGATGACGATGCGGATGCCGGTTTCGTCGAGACCGAGCAGTACTAA
- the rplQ gene encoding 50S ribosomal protein L17: MPRPAKGARLGGSAAHERLLLANLAKSLFEHGRITTTEAKARRLRPVAERLISKAKKGDIHNRRLVLQTITDKGIVHTLFTEIAPRYSERPGGYTRITKIGNRRGDNAPMAVIELVEGEIAKKATVAEAEAATVRAVKEADAAAEAPAEPVEDSTK; this comes from the coding sequence ATGCCGCGTCCCGCGAAGGGTGCCCGCCTCGGCGGTTCCGCCGCTCACGAGCGTCTGCTGCTCGCCAACCTGGCGAAGTCCCTCTTCGAGCACGGCCGCATCACGACGACCGAGGCCAAGGCCCGTCGCCTGCGTCCCGTCGCCGAGCGCCTGATCTCCAAGGCGAAGAAGGGCGACATCCACAACCGTCGCCTGGTGCTGCAGACGATCACCGACAAGGGCATCGTCCACACCCTCTTCACCGAGATCGCCCCGCGTTACTCGGAGCGTCCGGGTGGTTACACCCGTATCACCAAGATCGGCAACCGTCGTGGCGACAACGCCCCGATGGCCGTGATCGAGCTGGTCGAGGGCGAGATCGCCAAGAAGGCGACCGTCGCCGAGGCCGAGGCCGCCACCGTGCGCGCCGTCAAGGAGGCCGACGCGGCCGCCGAGGCTCCGGCTGAGCCCGTCGAGGACTCGACCAAGTAG
- the infA gene encoding translation initiation factor IF-1: MAKKQGAIEIEGTVIESLPNAMFKVELQNGHKVLAHISGKMRMHYIRILPDDRVVVELSPYDLTRGRIVYRYK, translated from the coding sequence GTGGCCAAGAAGCAAGGTGCCATCGAAATCGAGGGCACCGTGATCGAGTCCCTCCCGAACGCCATGTTCAAGGTGGAACTCCAGAACGGTCACAAGGTCCTCGCGCACATCTCCGGCAAGATGCGGATGCACTACATCCGAATCCTTCCGGACGACCGGGTCGTCGTGGAGCTCTCTCCGTACGACCTGACGCGTGGCCGGATCGTCTACCGGTACAAGTAG
- the rpsM gene encoding 30S ribosomal protein S13: MARVSGVDIPREKRVVVALTYVFGIGRTRSEEILASTGVNPSTRVRDLAEEDLVKIREYVDANLQTEGDLRREIAADIRRKVEIGCYQGLRHRRGLPVRGQRTSTNARTRKGPRRAIAGKKKPGKK, encoded by the coding sequence ATGGCACGCGTTTCCGGTGTTGACATCCCGCGCGAAAAGCGTGTGGTGGTCGCACTCACCTACGTCTTCGGCATCGGGCGCACCCGGTCCGAGGAGATTCTCGCCTCGACCGGCGTGAACCCGTCCACCCGTGTCCGTGACCTTGCCGAGGAAGACCTCGTCAAGATCCGTGAGTACGTGGACGCCAACCTCCAGACCGAGGGTGACCTCCGCCGCGAGATCGCCGCCGACATCCGCCGCAAGGTCGAGATCGGCTGCTACCAGGGTCTGCGCCACCGTCGTGGCCTGCCCGTTCGCGGTCAGCGCACCAGCACGAACGCTCGTACCCGCAAGGGCCCGCGTCGCGCCATCGCCGGCAAGAAGAAGCCGGGCAAGAAGTAG
- the rpsI gene encoding 30S ribosomal protein S9: MAETTPETPVDEFEGVEEYTTETELVEGEYTSESLASRFGDPQPAAGLGRRKNAIARVRIVPGTGKWKINGRTLEDYFPNKVHQQEVNEPFKVLELDNRYDVIARIAGGGVSGQAGALRLGVARALNEADVENNRPALKKAGFLSRDDRAVERKKAGLKKARKAPQYSKR, from the coding sequence GTGGCCGAGACCACCCCCGAGACCCCCGTCGACGAGTTCGAGGGCGTTGAGGAGTACACCACCGAGACCGAGCTCGTCGAGGGTGAGTACACCTCCGAGTCGCTCGCGTCCCGCTTCGGCGACCCGCAGCCGGCCGCCGGCCTGGGCCGTCGCAAGAACGCCATTGCCCGCGTCCGGATCGTTCCGGGCACCGGCAAGTGGAAGATCAACGGTCGCACCCTTGAGGACTACTTCCCCAACAAGGTGCACCAGCAGGAAGTCAACGAGCCCTTCAAGGTGCTCGAGCTCGACAACCGCTACGACGTCATCGCCCGCATCGCGGGTGGCGGTGTCTCCGGCCAGGCCGGCGCCCTGCGCCTCGGTGTGGCCCGTGCGCTGAACGAGGCGGACGTCGAGAACAACCGCCCGGCGCTGAAGAAGGCCGGCTTCCTCTCCCGCGACGACCGTGCGGTCGAGCGCAAGAAGGCCGGTCTCAAGAAGGCCCGTAAGGCCCCGCAGTACAGCAAGCGTTAA
- a CDS encoding adenylate kinase, with translation MRIVLVGPPGAGKGTQAAYLARNLAIPHISTGDLFRANISQGTELGLKAKAFMDAGDLVPDEVTIGMAKDRMAQPDAVNGFLLDGFPRNVAQAEALDVVLKAEDMQLDAVLDLEVPEDEVVKRIAGRRICRNDSAHVFHVTYNAPETEGVCDACGGELYQRDDDSEETVRRRLEVYHTQTEPIIDYYRAQNLVVTISALGKVDEVTAKAMAALKK, from the coding sequence ATGCGAATCGTCCTCGTCGGACCGCCCGGGGCCGGCAAGGGAACGCAGGCCGCGTACCTTGCCCGGAACCTGGCCATCCCGCACATCTCCACGGGTGACCTGTTCCGCGCCAACATCTCTCAGGGCACGGAGCTGGGCCTCAAGGCGAAGGCGTTCATGGACGCCGGCGACCTGGTACCCGACGAGGTGACCATCGGGATGGCCAAGGACCGCATGGCGCAGCCGGATGCCGTCAACGGCTTCCTGCTGGACGGCTTCCCCCGGAACGTGGCGCAGGCCGAGGCCCTGGACGTGGTCCTGAAGGCCGAGGACATGCAGCTGGACGCGGTCCTGGACCTGGAGGTCCCCGAGGACGAGGTCGTGAAGCGGATCGCGGGTCGCCGCATCTGCCGTAACGACAGTGCGCACGTCTTCCACGTGACGTACAACGCGCCGGAGACCGAGGGCGTCTGCGACGCCTGCGGCGGCGAGCTCTACCAGCGTGACGACGACTCCGAGGAGACGGTTCGCCGGCGCCTGGAGGTCTACCACACGCAGACCGAGCCGATCATCGACTACTACCGGGCGCAGAACCTGGTCGTGACGATCTCCGCGCTCGGCAAGGTGGACGAGGTCACGGCGAAGGCCATGGCCGCGCTGAAGAAGTAA
- the truA gene encoding tRNA pseudouridine(38-40) synthase TruA has translation MSDDVQDGFVRVRLDLSYDGKEFSGWAKQPQGRRTVQGEIEAALRTVTRATETYELTVAGRTDSGVHARGQVAHVDLPVELWEEHRDKLLRRLAGRLSHDVRVWKVEEAPSGFNARFSAIWRRYAYRVTDNPGGVDPLLRGHVLWHDWALDMDAMNEAATALVGEHDFAAYCKKREGATTIRTLQVLRWERRPDGILEATVKADAFCHNMVRSLVGAMLFVGDGHRPVDWPGKVLAAGVRDSAVHVVRPHGLTLEEVGYPEDALLAARSKEARNKRSLPGSVGCC, from the coding sequence GTGAGCGATGACGTGCAGGACGGGTTCGTACGGGTACGCCTTGACCTTTCGTACGACGGCAAGGAGTTCTCCGGCTGGGCCAAGCAGCCCCAGGGCCGGCGCACCGTGCAGGGCGAGATCGAGGCCGCGCTGCGGACCGTGACGCGTGCCACGGAGACGTACGAGCTGACCGTCGCCGGCCGGACCGACTCCGGGGTGCACGCGCGCGGGCAGGTCGCCCACGTCGACCTGCCCGTCGAGCTCTGGGAGGAGCACCGGGACAAGCTGCTCAGGCGGCTCGCAGGGCGGCTCTCCCATGACGTACGGGTGTGGAAGGTGGAAGAGGCCCCCAGCGGCTTCAACGCCCGTTTTTCGGCGATCTGGCGCCGCTACGCCTACCGCGTCACCGACAACCCCGGGGGCGTCGACCCGCTCCTGCGCGGGCACGTCCTGTGGCACGACTGGGCCCTCGACATGGACGCCATGAACGAGGCCGCGACCGCGCTCGTCGGCGAGCACGACTTCGCCGCGTACTGCAAGAAGCGCGAAGGGGCCACGACCATCCGCACCCTTCAGGTGCTGAGGTGGGAGCGGCGGCCCGACGGCATCCTCGAAGCGACCGTGAAGGCGGACGCCTTCTGCCACAACATGGTCCGCTCGCTCGTCGGCGCGATGCTCTTCGTCGGCGACGGCCACCGGCCGGTCGACTGGCCCGGCAAGGTGCTCGCCGCCGGCGTGCGGGACTCGGCCGTCCACGTCGTACGGCCGCACGGCCTCACCCTCGAAGAGGTCGGCTACCCGGAGGACGCCCTCCTTGCCGCGCGCAGCAAGGAGGCCCGTAACAAGCGGTCACTCCCCGGGAGCGTTGGCTGCTGCTGA